One window of Tachysurus vachellii isolate PV-2020 chromosome 21, HZAU_Pvac_v1, whole genome shotgun sequence genomic DNA carries:
- the zgc:91944 gene encoding homeobox-containing protein 1 isoform X4, translating into MRQWSLRAVAPRSEPLPTGRVSPQLSEGSLLTDARMECCDVEPRYTIEQIDLLQRLRLSGLTKPQILQALESLERLDPEHRSPFCDNHSAPPRAPTSAAPAAPSSSSSSSSSLTSATTQTPVLDAALSPSNSYDASSPPLYPPGGVQRSFTYDLAEEDWDLEEKVEEYMRRDSNLVKEEIKAFLNNRRISQAIVGQVTGISQSYISQWLLQQGLEMSDSKRRAFYRWYLLERNSPGFRWTENQHAQGTRSRTDTPWSRQRELLMHLLPWYSAQQAQPGATLSMRSLVKEEPDWRVAGCPGDRAAVGGPFRLRRGSRFTWRKECQSIMESFFIENQYPDEAKREEIANACNSVIQKPGCKLSEFERVTALKVYNWFANRRKEMKRRANIEAAILESHGIEVPSPSCHSNGEEVENQEFGEQVASQRFPDQEELVQRKVTEPDGATLPAVEVVPLPSPATQHVDQKIDETKREAADEE; encoded by the exons AAGGATCTCTTCTCACAGATGCCAGGATGGAGTGCTGTGATGTGGAGCCACGCTACACGATCGAGCAGATCGACTTGCTTCAGCGCCTCAGGCTGTCCGGCTTGACCAAACCTCAGATCCTCCAGGCTCTGGAGTCTCTAGAGAGACTGGATCCAGAGCACCGTTCGCCTTTCTGTGACAATCACTCAGCCCCGCCCAGGGCTCCTACCTCTGCAGCTCCGGCTGCaccttcatcctcatcctcctcatcttcctctctCACCTCAGCTACCACACAAACTCCGGTTCTAGATGCTGCACTTTCCCCCAGCAACAGTTACGATGCCTCGTCTCCACCCCTGTACCCACCTGGAGGAGTTCAGAGGTCCTTCACTTATGACCTTGCAGAAGAGGACTGGGATCTGGAAGAGAAGGTGGAGGAATACATGAG GAGGGACAGTAACCTGGTAAAGGAGGAAATCAAGGCTTTCCTCAATAACAGGAGGATCTCTCAGGCTATTGTCGGCCAAGTTACAG GTATCAGTCAAAGCTACATCTCTCAGTGGCTGCTGCAGCAGGGCCTGGAGATGAGCGACTCCAAGCGCAGGGCTTTTTACCGCTGGTATCTGCTGGAGAGGAACAGTCCAG GGTTCAGATGGACTGAAAACCAGCATGCTCAGGGCACCAGGAGCAGGACTGACACCCCCTGGAGTAGACAGAGAGAACTACTGATGCACCTGCTCCCTTGGTACTCTGCACAGCAGGCCCAGCCAG GTGCTACTCTGTCCATGCGCTCGCTGGTCAAGGAGGAACCTGACTGGAGAGTTGCCGGTTGCCCCGGAGACAGGGCGGCTGTTGGGGGACCTTTCAGACTGAGGAGGGGCAGCCGTTTCACTTGGAGGAAAGAGTGCCAGTCGATCATGGAGAG TTTCTTTATTGAGAATCAGTATCCTGATGAGGCCAAACGAGAGGAGATCGCCAACGCCTGCAACTCTGTCATCCAAAAACCAG GGTGCAAACTTTCTGAGTTTGAGAGAGTCACTGCACTGAAAGTGTACAATTGGTTCGCCAATCGCAGGAAGGAGATGAAGAGACGTGCCAACATAG AGGCTGCCATTCTGGAGAGTCATGGCATAGAAGTACCAAGTCCCAGCTGTCACTCAAACGGTGAAGAGGTTGAAAACCAGGAGTTTGGAGAACAGGTTGCGAGTCAGCGATTTCCAGATCAG gaagAGCTTGTTCAGAGAAAAGTGACTGAGCCCGATGGAGCCACACTGCCTGCAGTGGAAGTAGTACCTCTTCCAAGTCCTGCTACTCAACATGTGGATCAGAAGATTGACGAAACCAAAAGGGAAGCTGCGGATGAGGAGTGA